Part of the Allofrancisella guangzhouensis genome is shown below.
TCAAATAAGAGATAATTTTCAAGGCAAAACTATCTTAGAGGGAGAAAGAGTTTGTTCTCACTTAGAATTAAACAAGTCATTTTGGTCTAACGATGTTTCAGGACCATATACGATGTACATCCAAACAGGGAATGATAACACACTAATTTTTTCGACCAACCAAAATTTAGCTTTTAATCCAGGACCATTTACAAAAAACATTTCATTAAAGCAAGCTAGTGCTCTCGATGATTCTGTTTTCTTAGTAGGATCTGAAGAAAGGCTTTCTATATATATAAGGGCAGCTAAGCCTGATAATACTAATTGGATGGAGCAGTTAATTAAGCAAAACCCTCATCTACTTCTAAACCAATTAGTTATGCCTGCAACTCATGATTCTGGAGTATATCAAAGCTCTATTAGATTCAGCGATAATCCAAGTATTAGTGAGGTCGTTGTTAGTTCTATAGCACGTAAACATCCTGAATGGTATTTTACAAATGACTTAAACATAACAGAGCAGCTTCGCTCAGGAATCCGCTTCTTTGACGTTAGAGTTGGCATGTTTAATGGTAAAGAGATGGCACTTTTCCATCAGAATTATGAATGGGGTCATGGTTATGGTATTTCATTTAAACAGTTTCTAGAAGATGTAGAAAACTTCATAAAAAATGAAGGAAAAAATGAAACTATATTTTTATACCTAAGCCATATTGAAACGGACGAAAGTAGTACTGCTACAATAAAAGCTGTTGATAAAAAACAAATGATATCAACTTTAAAAGATGAATTAGATCAATACTTTTATAAACAAGAAGATAGTAATTCTTTGTATGATGTTACCTTATCTGAGTTAAAGGGTAAAATTGTACCATTATTAAGTAAACAAGAGCTTAGTTCATATATAGATCCAAAAGAGGGATTATGGGGATATGTTGCACATCCAAACTTTAATCCATCAGATAGTTATACTATATATGACAGATACTCAGAAACTGCATCATCTAACACTTTAATTACGGATCAGAATAATAAGTTAGAAAATTTTGGAGGACTAGATAATTATTACTGGTTCTTATACAGTTTTACACTTACTGGAAATTCAGATATTTTGGATATAAGATCACTAGCTGCTAGAGCAAACTATATATTACCTCAACAGATTCATAAAATGAGTCAAGCAGAGATGAAAAAAGCTAACATTGTATCTTATGACTTCGTTAATACTTGGCAAAATAAGCAAATAATAGATCTAAATTTTAGTTAGTATAAGATGTAAAAGTCTAGACATGTTGTAACAGTTATCTGTTTTACCTAATAGCCTTTTATAAGGTAATAGGTAAAACAGATTCTAGTTTTAAATTATTATCAAAAATATTTTCTAAAGCTGAGCTAATATTTATTTTTAAAAAAACTTTTGTATAGTTAGTCTGATCAACAGAAGTAGCTCCATAGATACAAACGTAATTTTCAATATTATTTATATAATTTATATCATATGGGTTTATAGCAGCTATATTTATAGTTTTTTTAGGAGCTAAAGATGTTAGATAACTATATCTTTGGTTATACTGCTTTAAATTCTCCGAAACTAAAATAATTATATCTGCTAAATTTATATCTTCTGGTAAATTATCGTCATTTATATTTTTAATTACGGTTCTAGCTTGAAGATTTTTTTGTTTTAGTAGTTGGCTTAAACATTCATGAAAATCTTTTAATCTCTCGCTATCAAAATCTATAATCAAAACAGTATCTTGATCTTTAAAATTGTATGGAATTAAACCATTATTCTTTAATATAGTAGTGCTTTGCTTAGAAATTTCATAAGCTATATTTTGATGCTTGATGGAGGCAACGATTTTATTAGCAAGATTAAGCTGTTGTTTAAAAGACATAGTTAGAATAAGATTTTGACTTATTTTAGTGGTCTTAAATTTAATTATTTTATTATATGCTGCATCTACAGCTTTAGCAAATTTTTCGTTTTTAAGGTATTCATTTTCTAACTCAACAAAGAGTTTCTCCAATTTATAAATATCGTTTTCACACCAAACTCGAGTTGGCATTAGTACTATATCTACACCAGCTAGTATAGCAAGTTTGGTAGCTTGTATTGGATCAAAATGAGTTGTTATAGCTTTCATATCCATAGCATCAGTAATTACTAGCCCAGTAAATCCAACATCTTCTTTTAGGAGTTCTGTGATTAGCTTATAAGATAATGTAGCTGGTGTATAAATTTCTTGATTATTGGATATAGATTTGTGCTTTGTATCATCAATAGTCGGAATACTAACGT
Proteins encoded:
- a CDS encoding PI-PLC domain-containing protein, with the protein product MKYKKTKLFVVLFMGLSFSKLYAGSKGSELCVINQYSHPITIKQVDFNPSDWENKNTQIRDNFQGKTILEGERVCSHLELNKSFWSNDVSGPYTMYIQTGNDNTLIFSTNQNLAFNPGPFTKNISLKQASALDDSVFLVGSEERLSIYIRAAKPDNTNWMEQLIKQNPHLLLNQLVMPATHDSGVYQSSIRFSDNPSISEVVVSSIARKHPEWYFTNDLNITEQLRSGIRFFDVRVGMFNGKEMALFHQNYEWGHGYGISFKQFLEDVENFIKNEGKNETIFLYLSHIETDESSTATIKAVDKKQMISTLKDELDQYFYKQEDSNSLYDVTLSELKGKIVPLLSKQELSSYIDPKEGLWGYVAHPNFNPSDSYTIYDRYSETASSNTLITDQNNKLENFGGLDNYYWFLYSFTLTGNSDILDIRSLAARANYILPQQIHKMSQAEMKKANIVSYDFVNTWQNKQIIDLNFS
- a CDS encoding glycoside hydrolase family 3 protein, with translation MSIRTKLGQLFMMDFRYWGEDLNKKPIPFIEANQTVCKLFKDYNLGGFILFKENIQNNHQTISLLRSLQNNIKTPLFFATDQEGGRVHRLIQGTSGCGNMAIAATNNPTNSYQMSKILGDELYSLGININFAPVIDVNSNKDNPIIGVRSYSDDPEIVTKYARESIKGLADANIVNCVKHFPGHGDTALDSHIGNVILNKNLSELEKIELYPFRQLVKEYEMVMSAHVSIPTIDDTKHKSISNNQEIYTPATLSYKLITELLKEDVGFTGLVITDAMDMKAITTHFDPIQATKLAILAGVDIVLMPTRVWCENDIYKLEKLFVELENEYLKNEKFAKAVDAAYNKIIKFKTTKISQNLILTMSFKQQLNLANKIVASIKHQNIAYEISKQSTTILKNNGLIPYNFKDQDTVLIIDFDSERLKDFHECLSQLLKQKNLQARTVIKNINDDNLPEDINLADIIILVSENLKQYNQRYSYLTSLAPKKTINIAAINPYDINYINNIENYVCIYGATSVDQTNYTKVFLKINISSALENIFDNNLKLESVLPITL